In Dasypus novemcinctus isolate mDasNov1 chromosome 23, mDasNov1.1.hap2, whole genome shotgun sequence, the following proteins share a genomic window:
- the VPS37D gene encoding vacuolar protein sorting-associated protein 37D, whose amino-acid sequence MYRARAARAGPEPGSPGRFGILSTGQLRDLLQDEPKLDRIVRLSRKFQGLQLEREACLASNYALAKENLALRPRLEMGRAALAIKYQELREVAENCADKLQRLEESVHRWSPHCALGWLQAELEEAEQEAEEQMEQLLLGEQSLEAFLPAFQRGRALAHLRRTQAEKLQELLRRRERAAQPAPAAAADPPKPFPAAAVLPTGAARGPPAVPRSLPPLDSRPVPPLKGSPGGPLGPAPLLSPRPSQPEPPHR is encoded by the exons ATGTACCGGGCCCGGGCGGCGCGGGCGGGGCCGGAGCCCGGCAGCCCGGGGCGCTTTGGGATCCTGAGCACCGGGCAGCTCCGGGACCTGCTTCAGGACGAGCCCAAGCTGGACCGGATCGTGCGGCTCAGCAGGAAG TTCCAGGGCCTGCAGCTGGAGCGCGAGGCATGCCTGGCCTCCAACTACGCGCTGGCCAAGGAGAACCTGGCACTGCGGCCCCGCCTGGAGATGGGCCGGGCTGCCCTGGCCATCAAGTACCAGGAGCTGCGCGAGGTGGCTGAGAACTGTGCTGACAAGCTGCAGCGACTGG aagaGAGTGTACATCGCTGGAGCCCCCACTGTGCGCTGGGCTGGCTGCAGGCAGAGCTGGAAGAAGCTGAGCAGGAGGCTGAG GAGCAGATGGAGCAGCTGCTGCTGGGGGAGCAGAGCCTGGAGGCCTTCCTGCCCGCCTTCCAGCGCGGCCGCGCGCTGGCCCACCTGAGGCGGACCCAGGCCGAGAAGCTGCAGGAGCTGCTGCGGCGCCGGGAGCGGGCTGCCCAGCCAGCCCCCGCTGCTGCGGCGGATCCCCCCAAGCCCTTCCCCGCGGCAGCTGTCCTGCCCACCGGAGCCGCGCGGGGGCCCCCGGCAGTGCCCCGGAGCCTGCCCCCCTTGGACTCCCGCCCAGTGCCCCCGCTGAAGGGCTCCCCGGGGGGCCCCCTGGGCCCAGCCCCGCTGCTGAGCCCTCGGCCCTCGCAGCCAGAGCCGCCCCACCGGTAG
- the DNAJC30 gene encoding dnaJ homolog subfamily C member 30, mitochondrial: MAAKRDLRWSRVLLWRLWQAPGTSPNLGWSLGLGARTCSRGDGPYSRTEFYELLGVPSTATQAQIKAAYYRQSFLYHPDRNSGNAAAAERFTRISQAYVVLGSATLRRKYDRGLLSDQDLRGPGVRPSGRTAADVGSPRNPPASSGAQNRDRAAPGANRTMFDFDAFYQAHYGEQLERERRLRARREAFRKQQEARAKKGYRWDETRDTALVLLLLAVFVIINFRV; encoded by the coding sequence atggctgccaagcGCGATCTGAGGTGGTCGCGGGTGTTACTGTGGCGGTTGTGGCAGGCCCCGGGAACGTCACCAAATCTGGGATGGAGTCTGGGCCTGGGAGCGAGGACTTGTTCCCGGGGCGACGGCCCCTACTCGCGCACGGAGTTCTATGAGCTGCTCGGCGTCCCCTCCACGGCCACGCAAGCGCAAATCAAGGCGGCCTACTACCGGCAAAGCTTTCTCTACCACCCGGACCGCAACTCGGGAAACGCCGCGGCTGCCGAGCGCTTCACGCGCATCTCCCAGGCCTACGTGGTGCTGGGCAGTGCCACCCTCCGTCGCAAGTATGACCGAGGCCTGCTCAGCGACCAGGACCTGCGCGGACCCGGCGTCCGGCCCTCCGGGAGGACCGCGGCGGACGTTGGCTCGCCCCGCAATCCGCCGGCTTCCTCTGGCGCCCAGAACCGGGATCGGGCCGCGCCGGGCGCCAACCGCACCATGTTCGATTTTGATGCCTTCTATCAGGCACACTACGGAGAACAGCTGGAGCGCGAGCGGCGCCTGCGGGCCCGGCGCGAGGCCTTCCGCAAGCAACAGGAGGCCAGGGCCAAGAAGGGCTACCGCTGGGACGAGACCCGAGACACGGCTTTGGTTTTGCTTCTCCTCGCAGTCTTTGTCATAATCAACTTTCGTGTTTAA